A stretch of the Rosa rugosa chromosome 5, drRosRugo1.1, whole genome shotgun sequence genome encodes the following:
- the LOC133711570 gene encoding uncharacterized protein LOC133711570, with protein sequence MTLSEFTFKYVAQKSVKGQVLAQFLTDHPSVEIEDMENVEIETAQVGQMYHEPWLLYFDGSSTSDSVGAGIVIESPTGQKHQYAFKLDFNYTNNQAEYEALIIGLEVLEELKATRVKVFEDSLLIINQMLQVLRCSNLSLATYYAAAQQLLSCFHDVEFHHLPRELNREANEMTHIASGVSIPEGQTNKIITIERKSLPSLAERGLPADVFELDVPLEKVLMMTSFFIALALKMLSS encoded by the exons ATGACACTTTCTGAATTTACTTTCAAATACGTGGCTCAGAAGTCTGTCAAAGGCCAggtattggctcaatttcttaCCGACCACCCTTCTGTTGAAATTGAAGATATGGAGAACGTTGAAATAGAAACTGCACAAGTCGGCCAGATGTATCACGAGCCTTGGCTACTATATTTTGATGGCTCAAGCACCAGTGACTCCGTCGGGGCAGGGATAGTGATTGAATCTCCAACCGGCCAAAAGCATCAATATGCCTTCAAACTGGACTTTAACTACACAAATAACCAGGCTGAATATGAAGCCTTAATAATTGGTCTGGAAGTATTGGAAGAGCTTAAAGCAACACGAGTTAAGGTGTTTGAGGACTCCCTGCTAATCATCAATCAAATGCTCCAGGTTCTTAGATGTTCAAATCTTTCGCTGGCCACTTATTATGCCGCAGCACAACAATTGCTTAGTTGTTTTCATGATGTGGAATTTCACCATCTGCCGCGAGAACTCAATCGTGAAGCGAATGAAATGACTCATATTGCTTCTGGTGTCAGCATCCCGGAAGGCCAGACTAACAAAATCATCacaattgagagaaaatcgttgCCATCTTTGGCCGAGAGAGGTTTGCCGGCCGATGTCTTTGAGCTTGACGTACCACTTG AAAAAGTCCTGATGATGACCTCCTTCTTCATTGCCTTGGCTCTGAAGATGCTCAGCTCGTAA